The Bernardetia litoralis DSM 6794 genome includes a window with the following:
- the trpC gene encoding indole-3-glycerol phosphate synthase TrpC, with product MLEKIILHKHKEVALLKKEISIESLKQKPFFNRKTISFKNAIRNGSGIIAEFKRKSPSKGIINDSVDVIEITQGYASAGASALSVLTDTEFFGGQISDLEIARSYNEIPILRKDFMIDEFQIYRAKASGADLILLIAAVLSPKKCLELAQKAKELNLEILLEIHAEEELEQVKEIAHLVDAVGVNNRNLKTFTVDIEESMRLFDKIQKIKQGSKNDFVVISESGLSEVETVLKLKEKGFQGFLMGEHFMKHQNPAKACKEFIEKL from the coding sequence ATGCTTGAAAAAATAATCCTTCACAAACACAAAGAAGTTGCTTTACTCAAAAAAGAAATTTCTATTGAAAGCCTAAAACAAAAACCTTTTTTTAATAGAAAAACAATTTCTTTTAAAAATGCTATTAGAAATGGTTCTGGAATTATTGCAGAATTTAAACGAAAATCTCCATCAAAAGGAATAATTAATGATTCGGTGGATGTAATCGAAATTACACAAGGTTATGCTTCTGCTGGTGCTTCTGCACTTTCTGTTTTGACAGATACAGAATTTTTTGGTGGACAAATAAGCGATTTAGAAATTGCTCGTTCTTACAATGAAATTCCCATTTTAAGAAAAGATTTTATGATAGATGAGTTTCAAATTTATCGTGCAAAAGCTAGTGGCGCAGATTTAATTTTGCTTATTGCTGCTGTGCTTTCTCCAAAAAAATGCTTAGAATTGGCTCAAAAAGCAAAAGAATTAAATTTAGAGATTTTACTAGAAATTCACGCAGAAGAAGAACTTGAGCAAGTAAAAGAAATTGCACATTTAGTAGATGCTGTTGGTGTAAATAATAGAAATTTGAAAACTTTTACTGTTGATATTGAGGAATCAATGCGACTTTTTGATAAAATACAGAAAATTAAACAAGGAAGTAAAAACGATTTTGTAGTAATTTCTGAAAGTGGACTTTCAGAAGTAGAAACTGTTTTGAAACTCAAAGAAAAAGGTTTTCAAGGTTTTTTGATGGGAGAACATTTTATGAAACACCAAAATCCTGCAAAAGCGTGTAAAGAGTTCATAGAAAAATTGTAA
- the trpD gene encoding anthranilate phosphoribosyltransferase, whose amino-acid sequence MKNILNHLYEHHTITREEAKNLLLQMANGEYNQLQIASFLTVFNMRSITVDELLGFRDAMLETCLRVDLSAYDAIDLCGTGGDGKNTFNISTISSFVLAGADVKVAKHGNYGVSSPCGSSNVLEHLGVVFMTDESILQRQIEEANICFLHAPLFHPAAKAVAPVRLRLGVKTFFNMLGPMVNPAFVKRQMIGVFSLELARLYAYLYQKQENSQFSIVHSLAGYDEISLTSPFKLISNKGEFIISPKELGAKVLNPNQIEGGNTIDEAAKIFLNILKNEGTEAQKEVVLVNSAMAIQTALRGKKELSFEDAKATAQESLESGKAFESLQKLLKLSPQLV is encoded by the coding sequence ATGAAAAACATACTAAATCACTTATACGAACACCACACCATTACAAGAGAAGAAGCAAAAAATCTTTTACTACAAATGGCAAATGGAGAATATAATCAACTACAAATTGCGTCTTTTTTGACTGTTTTTAATATGCGAAGTATTACGGTGGATGAGCTTTTGGGCTTTCGTGATGCGATGCTAGAAACATGTTTGCGTGTAGATTTATCAGCTTATGATGCGATAGATTTGTGTGGAACAGGTGGCGATGGCAAAAATACATTTAATATTTCGACGATTAGTTCTTTTGTTTTGGCTGGTGCAGATGTGAAAGTTGCCAAACATGGAAATTATGGCGTTTCTTCGCCTTGTGGTTCGTCGAATGTATTGGAACATTTGGGCGTAGTTTTTATGACAGATGAATCTATTTTACAAAGACAAATTGAAGAGGCAAATATTTGTTTTTTACATGCGCCTTTGTTCCATCCTGCTGCAAAAGCTGTTGCGCCTGTTCGTTTGCGTTTGGGTGTCAAAACGTTTTTTAATATGCTAGGACCAATGGTAAATCCTGCTTTTGTAAAACGTCAAATGATTGGTGTTTTTAGTTTGGAATTGGCTCGTTTGTATGCTTATTTATATCAAAAACAAGAAAATTCACAGTTTTCCATTGTGCATTCTTTGGCTGGATATGATGAAATTTCGCTTACTTCTCCTTTCAAATTGATTTCTAATAAAGGTGAATTTATTATTTCTCCAAAAGAATTGGGAGCAAAAGTTTTGAATCCTAATCAAATTGAAGGAGGAAATACAATAGATGAAGCTGCAAAAATATTTTTAAATATTTTGAAAAATGAAGGAACAGAAGCACAAAAAGAAGTTGTTTTAGTCAATTCTGCAATGGCAATTCAGACAGCTCTTAGAGGAAAAAAAGAACTTTCTTTTGAAGATGCAAAAGCAACAGCACAAGAATCTTTAGAAAGTGGAAAAGCATTTGAATCTCTACAGAAATTATTAAAATTATCTCCTCAATTAGTTTAA
- a CDS encoding TonB-dependent receptor domain-containing protein, whose protein sequence is MLKTFFLLSFFFISHFILSQNNVQDSVIQLNTVEIKSNSLEEKAAGFEIQKLDSLAMASYQTSDLGRLLSYRTPIFLKFYSISGLASPSFRGTSAGHTQVFWEGIPLNSPTLGQVDFSLFPVGLLDEVNVHYGAASLRYGEGGFGGGISLNHNPKNKTNENKKDFSLNWIQSIGSFKTLKQILIASYSISNSKQLQIKATSRIFYKSAKNNYSYNYNGETFERKRAATKQKGIVQEFYLLPKNTSKLSNHQFSAHFWLQDANRELPPPITVPINKETQDDFSLRNLLQWKYKKRNFEVSTKAGYLYDFLEYKNETADIISKTKNYSYHALSEIKYAPHQKLLLQTGVRIRQDFADVDGYNQRHSQAQQSIFGSIEYSPSIFFQTNFLARQVVLDNQFQAFLPSLGINLIRNNLEIKVNVARNFRAPTLNDRYWFPVGNPDLKNEEGWNGEFSAKYDFINKMNTNKMTKLSLSSLYFWANIDDWILWSPAVAGYWRPENLRSVFSQGIESNLNFKKITPNFTIESTISYTYTNSKNLKPIRDLDESEGKQLIYTPFHQQKSFVYGAYKSQFLRIEQQFVGKRFTTTTNTEYLPSYFLANFSMGKTINYRKTKFILELNCQNIFNYQYQSMAFYPMVGRSFELVLRTKF, encoded by the coding sequence ATGCTAAAAACCTTTTTTCTTCTTTCCTTCTTTTTTATAAGTCATTTTATTTTATCCCAAAATAATGTACAAGATTCTGTAATTCAATTAAATACTGTTGAAATTAAATCTAATTCTTTAGAAGAAAAAGCAGCAGGTTTTGAGATTCAAAAATTGGATTCTTTGGCAATGGCAAGTTATCAAACTTCAGATTTGGGTAGGCTTTTATCCTATCGAACACCTATTTTTTTGAAGTTTTATAGCATTTCGGGACTTGCTTCTCCGTCTTTTCGTGGAACAAGTGCAGGACATACACAGGTTTTTTGGGAAGGAATTCCATTAAATTCTCCTACACTTGGACAAGTTGATTTTTCACTTTTTCCAGTTGGATTATTAGATGAAGTAAATGTGCATTATGGAGCTGCAAGTTTGAGATATGGAGAAGGTGGTTTTGGTGGTGGAATTTCATTGAATCACAACCCTAAAAATAAAACGAATGAAAATAAGAAAGATTTTTCATTAAATTGGATTCAATCAATAGGAAGTTTCAAAACACTCAAACAGATTTTGATTGCTTCTTATTCCATTTCAAATTCAAAACAATTGCAGATAAAAGCGACAAGCCGTATTTTTTATAAATCTGCAAAAAATAATTATTCTTATAATTATAATGGAGAAACATTTGAAAGAAAGCGAGCAGCAACAAAACAAAAGGGAATTGTTCAAGAATTTTATCTCTTACCAAAAAATACTTCTAAGCTCTCCAATCATCAATTTTCAGCTCATTTTTGGCTGCAAGATGCAAACCGAGAACTTCCACCACCTATAACAGTTCCTATAAATAAAGAAACGCAAGATGATTTTTCACTTCGTAATCTTTTACAATGGAAATACAAGAAACGGAATTTTGAAGTGAGTACAAAAGCTGGTTATTTGTATGATTTTTTAGAATATAAAAATGAAACTGCTGATATTATTTCAAAGACAAAAAATTATTCTTATCACGCTCTTTCAGAAATAAAATATGCGCCTCATCAAAAGCTACTTTTACAAACAGGAGTTCGGATAAGACAAGATTTTGCTGACGTAGATGGTTATAATCAAAGGCATTCGCAAGCTCAACAAAGTATTTTTGGCTCAATAGAATATTCTCCATCAATATTTTTTCAAACTAATTTTTTGGCTCGCCAAGTTGTTTTGGATAATCAATTTCAAGCATTTTTGCCTTCTTTGGGGATTAATCTTATTAGAAATAATTTGGAAATCAAAGTAAATGTTGCTCGTAATTTTCGTGCGCCTACGCTCAATGATAGATATTGGTTTCCTGTCGGTAATCCTGATTTGAAAAATGAAGAAGGTTGGAATGGAGAATTTTCAGCAAAATATGATTTTATCAATAAAATGAATACTAATAAAATGACAAAACTCTCTTTATCGTCCCTTTATTTTTGGGCAAATATTGATGATTGGATTTTGTGGTCTCCTGCTGTGGCTGGTTATTGGCGACCTGAAAATTTACGTTCTGTGTTTTCGCAGGGAATTGAAAGTAATTTAAACTTTAAAAAAATAACTCCAAATTTTACTATTGAATCAACTATTTCTTATACTTATACCAATTCCAAAAATCTGAAACCAATTAGAGATTTGGATGAATCAGAAGGAAAACAGCTTATTTATACGCCTTTTCATCAGCAAAAAAGTTTTGTTTATGGAGCTTATAAAAGTCAGTTTTTAAGAATTGAACAGCAGTTTGTAGGAAAGCGTTTTACCACTACGACGAATACAGAATATTTGCCTTCTTATTTTTTGGCAAATTTTTCAATGGGAAAGACCATCAATTATAGAAAAACTAAATTTATTTTAGAACTAAATTGTCAGAATATTTTTAATTATCAATATCAATCTATGGCTTTTTATCCGATGGTTGGGCGTAGTTTTGAATTGGTTTTAAGGACTAAATTTTAA
- a CDS encoding anthranilate synthase component II — MKQIAVIDNYDSFVYNLVHYLRELTTESSNTKETQAQITVFRNDQVTLQELENFDKILLSPGGGIPSEAGKLLEIIKHFAPTKDMLGVCLGHQALGEAFGAKLENLSKVYHGVATPIKVLTEDSLFAGLPAKINVGRYHSWVIQKDSLPTDFEVTAVDENGEIMAISHKKYKLKGIQFHPESILTPEGKAIIKNWLEKETVAKV; from the coding sequence ATGAAACAAATAGCAGTCATAGATAATTACGATTCTTTCGTTTATAATTTAGTTCATTATTTGAGAGAACTAACAACTGAATCATCAAATACCAAAGAAACTCAAGCACAAATTACCGTTTTTAGAAACGACCAAGTAACGTTACAAGAATTAGAAAATTTTGATAAAATACTACTTTCTCCCGGTGGTGGCATTCCATCAGAAGCAGGAAAATTATTAGAAATTATCAAGCATTTTGCACCTACAAAAGATATGTTGGGTGTTTGTTTGGGACATCAAGCATTGGGAGAAGCATTTGGTGCAAAACTAGAAAATCTTTCAAAAGTCTATCATGGAGTTGCTACGCCTATCAAAGTTTTGACAGAAGATAGCCTTTTTGCAGGACTCCCAGCCAAAATAAATGTAGGGCGTTATCATTCTTGGGTTATTCAAAAAGACAGTTTACCAACTGATTTTGAAGTAACTGCCGTAGATGAAAATGGCGAAATTATGGCGATTTCTCACAAAAAATATAAACTCAAAGGCATTCAATTCCACCCAGAATCTATCCTTACACCAGAAGGAAAAGCGATTATTAAAAATTGGTTGGAGAAAGAAACGGTTGCTAAGGTTTAA